Proteins from a single region of Paenibacillus sp. BIHB 4019:
- a CDS encoding cysteine synthase family protein yields the protein MIYNNITECIGNTPVLALADDLVPKGKSLYLKLDYFNPNFSIKDRTALGLVKSALASGKLNHDSILVESTSGNLGKSLAMLGAVYGFRVIIVVDPKVSESLLRWYQAYGAEISMVTSPAADGGFQRARLNRVQELLQQFPNAYWTNQYDNPQNPQYHSQTTALEIVDLPVDSIIGAVSTGGHLCGIGKYVKEQRPDVNIVACDVAGSAVFREKFSPYLINGVGLSWRSDNTDISVLDQVCIASDQEAISMCRLLARHHGILIGGSGGLTVVAALAWLNNSDSQAAVAIIPDTGINYLDQFYDDEWLVEKNITLLDRSELQQMIQNKTFDSLQMKSNVLS from the coding sequence ATGATATACAACAATATTACGGAATGCATCGGAAATACGCCGGTTCTAGCTCTAGCTGACGATTTAGTTCCTAAGGGCAAAAGCCTATATTTAAAGCTGGATTATTTTAATCCCAATTTTAGCATCAAGGATCGAACGGCTCTTGGTTTAGTGAAATCGGCGCTTGCTTCAGGAAAATTAAATCATGACAGTATATTAGTAGAATCTACCTCAGGCAATCTTGGGAAATCTCTGGCTATGCTAGGGGCTGTGTATGGGTTTCGGGTCATTATTGTTGTTGATCCAAAAGTAAGCGAAAGCTTGCTGAGGTGGTACCAGGCTTATGGGGCGGAAATCAGCATGGTCACTTCACCAGCGGCGGATGGCGGCTTTCAACGAGCGAGGCTGAACCGGGTTCAGGAGCTGCTTCAACAATTTCCTAATGCTTACTGGACAAATCAATATGATAATCCGCAAAATCCGCAATATCATTCTCAAACCACCGCATTGGAAATCGTGGATTTGCCGGTAGATTCTATTATTGGCGCAGTCAGCACAGGCGGGCATCTGTGTGGTATTGGGAAATATGTGAAAGAGCAGCGGCCGGATGTGAACATTGTTGCTTGCGATGTAGCGGGTTCGGCTGTGTTCCGAGAAAAGTTTTCTCCTTATTTGATTAATGGTGTAGGACTGAGCTGGAGAAGCGATAATACAGATATTTCGGTACTGGATCAGGTGTGCATTGCCAGTGATCAAGAAGCGATATCGATGTGCCGCTTGCTTGCCCGGCATCATGGCATTTTAATCGGGGGATCTGGGGGCTTGACGGTAGTAGCAGCTTTGGCTTGGCTGAATAATAGTGATTCACAAGCTGCTGTTGCGATTATCCCGGATACGGGCATCAATTATTTGGACCAGTTTTACGATGACGAATGGCTTGTTGAAAAAAATATAACGCTGCTTGATCGCTCCGAGCTGCAGCAAATGATTCAAAATAAAACATTTGATTCCTTACAAATGAAATCGAATGTTTTATCCTAA
- a CDS encoding carbohydrate ABC transporter permease — protein sequence MHTQRRLGDWLFHICNYGFFTLFTLLCLFPFYYLFINTISSNDLSARGLVTLYPKMIHFDNYIQVLQLKGLAQAALVSGGRTIIGTLLTVAASAFLGYLFTKRKMWARSFWYRFVIITMYFNAGIIPWYIIMMKLNMTNNFWAYILPAVVSPFYVILVKTFVESIPDVLEESAEMDGAGYIIIFTKIIMPLITPIAATIAIFSAVSQWNSFIDTVFLMTNSKLFTLQFVLYKYLNESTSLAAIIRNSQGAVGNIDLTNKQTATSIRTTVSMIVVLPILFVYPFFQRYFVKGIMIGAVKG from the coding sequence ATGCACACGCAACGCCGGCTTGGGGACTGGCTGTTCCATATTTGCAACTATGGATTTTTCACCTTGTTTACGCTGCTTTGCCTGTTTCCCTTTTATTACCTGTTTATTAATACGATCAGCAGCAACGATCTCAGCGCCAGGGGACTTGTAACCTTGTACCCGAAAATGATTCATTTTGACAACTACATTCAGGTGCTGCAATTAAAGGGCTTGGCGCAGGCAGCGCTTGTGTCGGGCGGCAGAACGATTATTGGCACGCTGCTCACCGTCGCGGCTTCGGCTTTTCTCGGTTATTTATTTACGAAGCGCAAAATGTGGGCCAGAAGCTTCTGGTACCGCTTTGTTATCATCACGATGTATTTTAATGCGGGCATCATTCCGTGGTACATCATTATGATGAAGCTGAATATGACGAATAACTTTTGGGCGTATATTTTGCCAGCCGTCGTTTCGCCGTTTTATGTCATTCTCGTCAAAACGTTCGTGGAATCGATACCGGATGTGCTGGAGGAGTCGGCGGAAATGGACGGGGCGGGCTATATCATTATTTTCACCAAAATCATTATGCCGCTCATTACGCCGATTGCGGCGACAATCGCGATTTTTTCAGCGGTCAGCCAGTGGAACTCCTTTATCGATACCGTGTTCCTGATGACGAACAGCAAGCTGTTTACGCTGCAATTTGTACTGTACAAATATTTGAACGAGTCGACCTCGCTCGCTGCGATTATTCGCAATTCCCAAGGCGCAGTAGGCAATATCGACCTGACGAACAAGCAGACTGCGACGTCCATTCGAACGACGGTTTCGATGATTGTCGTCCTTCCGATTTTGTTCGTATATCCGTTTTTCCAGCGGTATTTTGTCAAAGGCATTATGATTGGCGCTGTTAAAGGCTAA
- a CDS encoding ABC transporter substrate-binding protein has product MKSFRKPFSLLLVTTMLIVSTAACTSNTNNGPGNTASTAPSAGGATETAGNSQKEEITLDVFSMLSNFSGEQTGWFAKVIKDKFNINMNIIASNLEGGGDVKFATMMAAGNLGDLVIFGDDGQKYLDSIKAGMLVDWTKDGLLDSKGQNILKYAPKAIEKNKANFGGGSSVYGIGFDVGDDKTGPSEAKDLTYNPNLRWDLYEKLGRPEINSMEDYLPVLKQMQELEPKSESGRPTYAFSMWADWDGNMMVLTKAWAGIHGFDEGDGFNPGGFSLVSADKDEYQGVLDEDGYYMRGLKLYFDANQMGLVDPDSMTQKFEDVVNKMKDGQLLFTFFPWLDDTYNTAEHMAAGKGFALVPFKDERTFSYGYDPYGGGRVWAIGSKTKYPDRVLELIDWLYSPEGNMISSNGPEGLNWELKDGKPVLTAFGEQALPANDTAVPEEFGGGTWKDGMSQLNNTTFKNTNINPDNGEPYDYNLWQSTLEKSPTKLDQDWRAAMGGALTAKDYLEKNNQLAIMRPLFTGTPPSVISDELEQKRGQVAQVIKQFSWKMIFAKNEAEFNKLRQEMQGKAKGLGYDDVLAWNVEQNKKVFGYRKQ; this is encoded by the coding sequence TTGAAATCATTTCGTAAACCATTTTCTTTGCTGTTAGTGACGACGATGCTGATCGTATCGACAGCAGCTTGTACATCGAACACGAACAATGGGCCGGGCAATACGGCCAGCACGGCACCATCAGCTGGAGGAGCAACCGAGACGGCTGGTAACAGCCAGAAAGAAGAAATTACGCTTGATGTGTTCTCGATGCTGTCCAATTTCTCGGGCGAACAGACGGGCTGGTTTGCCAAAGTCATTAAAGATAAATTCAATATTAATATGAACATTATTGCTTCGAACCTTGAAGGCGGCGGCGACGTCAAATTCGCCACGATGATGGCGGCAGGCAACCTTGGCGATTTAGTTATTTTCGGCGATGATGGCCAGAAGTATTTGGATTCAATCAAAGCAGGCATGCTTGTGGATTGGACGAAGGATGGTTTGCTGGACAGCAAGGGCCAAAATATTTTGAAATACGCACCGAAGGCGATTGAGAAAAATAAAGCGAACTTTGGCGGCGGTTCCAGCGTCTACGGCATCGGCTTTGATGTTGGCGACGACAAAACGGGCCCGTCCGAAGCGAAGGATTTGACCTACAACCCGAATTTGCGCTGGGACTTGTATGAGAAGCTGGGCAGACCGGAAATCAATTCGATGGAAGATTATTTGCCCGTGCTCAAGCAAATGCAGGAGCTGGAGCCGAAAAGCGAATCCGGCCGACCAACTTATGCATTCTCGATGTGGGCGGATTGGGATGGCAATATGATGGTGCTGACGAAAGCATGGGCAGGCATTCACGGCTTTGACGAGGGCGACGGCTTTAATCCTGGCGGCTTCTCGCTCGTTTCGGCCGACAAGGACGAATATCAAGGCGTGCTGGATGAAGATGGCTATTATATGCGCGGACTCAAGCTTTATTTTGACGCCAATCAAATGGGACTTGTTGACCCGGATTCCATGACGCAGAAGTTTGAGGATGTGGTGAACAAAATGAAGGATGGCCAGCTGCTGTTCACCTTCTTCCCATGGCTCGATGATACGTACAATACCGCAGAGCATATGGCAGCAGGAAAAGGCTTTGCGCTCGTTCCGTTCAAGGATGAGCGGACGTTCTCGTACGGCTACGATCCATATGGCGGCGGCCGCGTGTGGGCAATTGGCTCAAAAACGAAGTATCCGGATCGCGTGCTGGAGCTTATTGATTGGCTGTACAGCCCGGAAGGCAATATGATTTCCTCCAACGGACCAGAGGGTCTCAACTGGGAGCTGAAGGATGGCAAGCCGGTTCTGACTGCATTCGGCGAGCAGGCTCTTCCAGCAAATGATACAGCAGTACCGGAGGAGTTTGGCGGAGGCACGTGGAAGGATGGCATGAGCCAGCTGAACAATACGACCTTCAAAAATACGAATATTAATCCCGACAATGGCGAGCCTTACGATTATAATCTATGGCAGTCAACGCTTGAGAAATCGCCAACGAAGCTTGATCAAGACTGGAGAGCTGCGATGGGTGGCGCTCTGACGGCTAAAGATTATTTGGAGAAAAATAATCAGCTTGCCATCATGCGTCCGCTGTTCACTGGCACGCCGCCTTCCGTCATCAGCGATGAGCTGGAACAGAAGCGCGGCCAAGTGGCTCAGGTAATCAAGCAATTTTCGTGGAAAATGATTTTTGCAAAAAATGAAGCTGAATTCAACAAGCTGCGCCAGGAAATGCAGGGTAAGGCGAAAGGCCTTGGCTATGATGACGTGCTGGCGTGGAACGTTGAGCAAAATAAGAAAGTATTCGGCTATCGCAAGCAATAG
- a CDS encoding Xaa-Pro peptidase family protein, whose amino-acid sequence MKEHNLSAIVAATKENIKYFTGFEPVVKTLNPYFGQCFAVITSCAPDKVHIVHSVGEIDQILDARVPIGEVITYGTFYREYTADTPLTEDEQRLNDLSNHDNGNSNAEEGLVSLIHKLNLANERIGIDEDGMRGSRWSLIKSKLPQVEWVESSAVIRSVRAVKTSFEIEALAYSSICIENAIKTVIDQLYEGINEQEIVKIFSCSIAEQGAIATLPMIKVGRHAVGGQRKPSADNRLMPGDILWFDCDIVCDGYWADIARVFAYKELKAEYLKYNALHKGQQEAIKRVQPGMKGKDVFHLTMNAVHEAGFEGYRRHHVGHGIGLEPYELPILSPASEDVIEEGMVLSIETPYYEFGLGALHVEDPIVVLQSGNKILTTGDSLIKIVG is encoded by the coding sequence ATGAAAGAGCATAATCTGTCGGCCATTGTTGCGGCTACCAAAGAAAATATTAAATATTTTACAGGATTTGAGCCTGTAGTCAAAACGTTGAACCCTTATTTTGGACAATGCTTCGCAGTCATTACAAGCTGTGCTCCCGATAAGGTTCATATTGTGCATTCCGTTGGTGAGATTGACCAGATTTTAGATGCGAGAGTCCCCATTGGGGAAGTCATAACCTATGGCACCTTTTATCGGGAATACACAGCAGATACCCCATTAACCGAAGACGAGCAGCGCTTGAACGATTTATCAAATCATGATAATGGAAATTCAAATGCCGAAGAGGGTCTTGTTTCGTTAATCCATAAGCTTAATCTCGCGAATGAACGAATAGGGATTGATGAGGATGGCATGAGAGGAAGCCGCTGGTCGTTGATTAAAAGCAAGCTCCCGCAGGTTGAATGGGTTGAAAGCTCGGCGGTGATCCGAAGCGTTAGGGCAGTTAAAACAAGCTTTGAAATAGAGGCGCTTGCTTATTCGTCTATTTGTATCGAGAACGCGATTAAAACCGTTATTGATCAGCTATATGAGGGCATTAACGAACAGGAAATTGTCAAAATTTTTTCATGCTCGATTGCAGAGCAAGGTGCTATCGCTACATTGCCAATGATTAAAGTGGGCAGACATGCTGTTGGCGGGCAAAGAAAGCCTAGTGCTGACAACCGTCTAATGCCCGGCGATATTTTATGGTTCGATTGCGACATTGTATGTGATGGTTATTGGGCGGATATTGCCAGAGTTTTCGCCTACAAGGAGCTTAAGGCTGAATACTTGAAATATAATGCGCTGCATAAAGGGCAGCAAGAGGCGATAAAAAGGGTTCAGCCGGGGATGAAGGGCAAGGATGTGTTCCATCTGACGATGAATGCTGTTCATGAAGCAGGCTTTGAAGGCTATAGAAGGCATCATGTTGGTCACGGAATTGGCCTAGAGCCGTACGAGCTGCCTATTTTATCCCCGGCAAGCGAGGATGTTATTGAAGAAGGGATGGTTCTTTCCATAGAGACTCCTTATTATGAATTTGGTCTTGGAGCCTTGCATGTTGAAGATCCTATCGTCGTGCTGCAGAGCGGCAATAAAATACTGACTACGGGCGATAGCTTAATTAAAATTGTGGGGTGA
- a CDS encoding MFS transporter has product MGRVMMQIKALNFLVFSTFAILLPYLPLLLSERGFSIAQVGLLLMVGPFFAIFLQPIVGYISDKWHAIKRILLLLWGLTGMSAVGLFYISSKLFSVVFVVSLFMFFLSAIPLVDTLTVKMAENFKSTYSTIRLWGSIGFCVVAVFLGAYFERIGGLDALIKIYFPIWLAAILILFNLNEVDGQESSRFHWKDLVQLIGNKKIFIFLIFLLFLAVPHRMNDALFSIYFKEIGANDSMISWAWAIIGLSEIIGFYMSAKLLKRFHPLKLIIAASLFYIIRWVCYVYTTESYIILALQLFQAITYSLFWASAVNYMVLVVPKAFRTTSQSLLAMIFLGVSGILGGSIGGAVQQNYGGNYMYVFAAWSVLIALIGFFALRKQVDSGSISSKSEVKEKYAG; this is encoded by the coding sequence ATGGGCAGAGTAATGATGCAAATTAAAGCTTTAAATTTTTTAGTTTTTTCGACCTTCGCCATTTTGCTTCCCTATCTTCCGTTACTGCTTTCAGAGAGAGGCTTTAGCATCGCTCAAGTTGGGCTGCTGCTTATGGTAGGCCCATTTTTTGCGATTTTTCTTCAGCCCATTGTAGGCTACATTAGTGATAAATGGCATGCAATAAAACGGATTTTATTGCTTTTATGGGGCTTGACAGGAATGAGCGCGGTTGGTTTGTTTTATATAAGCAGCAAGCTGTTTTCGGTTGTTTTTGTCGTTTCTTTATTTATGTTTTTCCTTTCCGCCATTCCATTGGTAGATACGCTGACTGTGAAAATGGCTGAAAATTTCAAGAGTACATACAGTACGATCCGCTTGTGGGGTTCCATCGGCTTTTGTGTGGTCGCTGTATTTCTTGGCGCTTATTTTGAACGTATCGGAGGATTAGATGCATTAATTAAAATCTATTTTCCTATTTGGCTTGCCGCTATCCTTATATTATTTAATTTAAATGAAGTGGATGGACAGGAGAGCAGCCGATTTCATTGGAAAGACCTCGTACAGTTAATAGGCAACAAAAAAATATTTATCTTTTTAATTTTTTTATTGTTTTTAGCGGTGCCTCACCGAATGAATGATGCTTTATTCTCCATATACTTTAAAGAAATCGGCGCAAATGATTCTATGATTTCATGGGCTTGGGCCATCATTGGCTTGAGCGAGATTATAGGTTTTTATATGTCGGCTAAACTATTGAAAAGGTTCCATCCCTTAAAGCTGATCATTGCGGCGTCTTTATTTTATATTATTCGCTGGGTTTGTTATGTGTACACGACCGAATCCTATATCATTTTAGCGTTGCAGTTGTTTCAAGCGATAACCTACAGCCTATTTTGGGCATCAGCCGTAAATTATATGGTTTTAGTGGTGCCTAAAGCGTTTAGAACAACGTCCCAATCGCTGCTGGCTATGATTTTTTTAGGCGTATCCGGCATTTTGGGAGGGTCCATAGGCGGTGCGGTTCAGCAAAATTACGGCGGGAATTATATGTATGTGTTTGCTGCATGGTCCGTGTTGATCGCTTTGATTGGCTTTTTCGCTTTAAGAAAACAAGTGGATTCAGGCAGCATTTCCTCCAAATCCGAGGTGAAGGAGAAGTATGCAGGCTGA
- a CDS encoding histidine kinase, translating to MSAQQPVLHNRFAARSLRRTLIFYVMLGCLLPLVLVGFLTYSSIYAIFSNKIQSGISASLGQEAVNLENAINNLDFASKQFALDGQIVDEVSEFLQERQISRKSQMMTAIDQKINLVNFTNPYLGLTAYIMPGEENPVLFSNLAMNPNFDSEALPLFIHYNGADYYGPHPTQYSSSSNMVFSEQRIVRVGGEHKLYIYLETNYNLFRSILQQQTYGMKVTHVLVNEQGSMTYMEDESMPMQVRDAVDAGFPELHKEVADYHLFRYPSAQGWQLIAVVSKSAFNSEMYAWLGKMLVLACSTLVFALLLALFIWKQIYRPLRKVNVEIVRMAENRTSPVAFTNVEEFDFVLNNFQNMKTTINDLIAEVANKEKQKGQFEIEKLLSQINPHFLHNTLNTVQWLARMNGQKEIDKLVTLLVKVLHYNLGKQSLIVTVDEEIEAMTNYMELQRIRYDYEFEFQLNVADEVLQVAVPRFLLQPLVENAIYHGMSDRTGRIVITIEPVGLAEMLLRVEDNGSGIEPETIAKLLSGDDSKAKRGLGIGLSYVNRMLRQFYNGQMQFRIESELGQGTVVTIVIPRKAKEEFDD from the coding sequence ATGTCAGCACAACAGCCGGTGCTTCATAACCGCTTTGCGGCCCGTTCCTTGCGGCGCACCTTAATTTTTTATGTGATGCTGGGCTGCCTGCTGCCGCTCGTTCTGGTCGGCTTTCTGACGTATTCCTCCATCTATGCGATCTTCTCCAACAAAATTCAAAGCGGAATTAGCGCCAGCCTGGGTCAAGAGGCGGTAAATCTTGAAAACGCTATCAACAATCTTGACTTTGCCTCCAAGCAATTTGCGCTCGATGGCCAAATCGTAGACGAGGTTTCTGAATTTTTGCAGGAGCGGCAAATTTCACGCAAATCCCAAATGATGACCGCCATTGATCAGAAAATCAATCTCGTTAATTTCACAAACCCTTATTTGGGCTTGACCGCTTACATTATGCCAGGCGAAGAAAACCCGGTGCTGTTTTCCAACTTGGCAATGAATCCGAACTTTGACAGCGAAGCGCTGCCTTTGTTTATTCATTATAATGGCGCGGATTATTATGGGCCGCATCCAACGCAGTACAGCTCCAGCAGCAATATGGTGTTCTCCGAGCAGCGCATCGTTCGGGTAGGCGGCGAGCATAAGCTGTATATTTATTTAGAAACGAACTACAATTTATTTCGCAGCATTTTGCAGCAGCAGACCTACGGCATGAAGGTTACTCATGTGCTTGTCAATGAGCAGGGCAGCATGACGTATATGGAGGACGAGAGCATGCCGATGCAGGTGCGGGACGCGGTAGATGCCGGTTTTCCCGAGCTGCATAAGGAAGTGGCGGATTATCATTTGTTCCGTTATCCAAGCGCCCAAGGCTGGCAGCTTATAGCGGTCGTCAGCAAATCGGCCTTTAACAGCGAAATGTATGCCTGGCTGGGCAAAATGCTCGTGCTGGCTTGCTCCACGCTCGTCTTTGCGCTGCTGCTGGCGCTGTTCATTTGGAAGCAGATTTATCGGCCGCTGCGCAAGGTCAATGTAGAAATTGTGCGCATGGCGGAAAATCGCACAAGCCCGGTTGCTTTTACCAATGTCGAGGAGTTCGACTTCGTGCTTAATAATTTTCAAAATATGAAAACGACAATTAATGATTTGATTGCTGAGGTTGCCAACAAGGAAAAGCAAAAAGGGCAATTCGAAATTGAAAAGCTGCTGAGCCAGATTAATCCGCATTTTTTGCATAATACGCTTAATACGGTACAGTGGCTGGCACGGATGAACGGGCAGAAGGAAATTGATAAGCTGGTTACGCTGCTCGTCAAGGTGCTGCATTATAATTTGGGCAAGCAAAGCTTGATTGTAACCGTTGATGAAGAGATTGAAGCGATGACGAATTATATGGAGCTGCAGCGCATTCGTTATGATTATGAATTTGAATTTCAGCTCAACGTTGCCGATGAGGTGCTGCAGGTTGCGGTTCCGCGTTTTCTGCTGCAGCCGCTCGTCGAAAATGCCATTTACCATGGAATGAGCGATCGTACTGGGCGCATCGTTATTACGATAGAGCCTGTTGGCCTTGCAGAGATGCTGCTGCGGGTAGAGGACAATGGCTCCGGCATTGAGCCGGAGACGATTGCAAAGCTGCTGTCTGGTGACGACAGCAAGGCGAAGCGCGGGCTTGGCATTGGGCTGTCCTATGTGAACCGGATGCTGCGGCAATTTTATAATGGGCAGATGCAGTTTCGCATTGAGAGCGAGCTGGGGCAAGGAACGGTAGTAACCATCGTGATTCCGCGTAAAGCGAAGGAGGAGTTCGATGATTAA
- a CDS encoding Cof-type HAD-IIB family hydrolase: MDGTLLNDQHKISEKSINIIKELSSSGSEVVLCTGRGPTSTKFYTDIIGINGVGITFNGAITIDFGNNQIINQYAINAPQLESFMSYCRKHQIHFDINTPFDLYVDKVEQMSKEIGDIYASFYIHPRTLPQFDRLADPLIKFTCIGTSEQLNQLQIDLSLLSQELNITRSADTFIDVLNIQADKGNALKNLAEQRGVQKEEILAIGNYYNDITMLQSAGLGIAMDNSPEELKLLADDITLSNNEDGVYHALQKYCF; this comes from the coding sequence ATGGACGGCACCTTATTAAATGATCAACATAAGATTTCTGAAAAAAGTATAAACATCATTAAGGAGCTTTCCTCGTCAGGCTCAGAAGTCGTATTATGTACCGGCAGAGGGCCGACAAGCACAAAATTTTATACGGACATCATAGGCATAAATGGTGTGGGCATCACGTTTAATGGAGCGATTACGATTGATTTTGGAAATAATCAAATTATTAATCAATATGCGATAAACGCCCCTCAGCTTGAAAGCTTTATGAGCTATTGCCGAAAACACCAAATTCATTTTGATATTAATACGCCGTTTGACCTTTATGTAGATAAAGTGGAGCAGATGAGTAAAGAAATAGGCGATATATACGCCAGTTTTTATATTCATCCTAGAACGCTACCACAATTTGACCGTCTGGCAGATCCGTTAATAAAATTCACCTGTATCGGCACAAGTGAACAATTAAATCAATTGCAAATCGATTTGAGCCTCTTGAGCCAGGAGCTGAATATTACTAGATCGGCAGATACCTTTATTGATGTTTTGAATATTCAAGCTGATAAGGGGAATGCCTTGAAAAACTTAGCCGAGCAGAGAGGGGTACAGAAAGAGGAAATATTAGCAATTGGCAACTACTATAATGATATAACGATGCTGCAATCTGCCGGGCTTGGCATCGCGATGGATAATTCTCCGGAAGAGCTAAAGCTGCTGGCAGACGATATTACGTTGTCAAATAATGAGGATGGTGTATACCACGCCTTGCAAAAATATTGTTTTTAA
- the pyrE gene encoding orotate phosphoribosyltransferase yields the protein MNELRDISKEFAKFIVDDGIIKFGEFTLKSGRLSPYFFNFGSFNDSAMLARLGSFYADTIVKEQIPFDIIFGPAYKGIPIALTTALALHNNDAINVGFAFNRKLQKQYGEGGNIIGASLAGKKILAVDDVLTSGRTIKETKQLVESEGGQLTAFLVALDREEKGSETALSALEEASKAYNVNIHVVARITDVVAYMSDAADKEHHVTKIKEYLNVYGK from the coding sequence GTGAACGAGCTGCGAGATATTAGTAAGGAATTTGCAAAGTTTATAGTCGATGATGGCATCATTAAATTTGGTGAATTCACATTGAAATCGGGAAGATTAAGCCCATATTTTTTTAATTTTGGCTCCTTCAATGATTCTGCGATGCTAGCGCGGCTGGGAAGCTTCTATGCAGATACGATTGTGAAGGAACAGATACCATTCGATATTATTTTTGGGCCCGCCTATAAAGGGATACCGATAGCGTTAACTACAGCACTGGCCCTGCATAATAACGATGCCATTAATGTTGGTTTCGCCTTTAATCGCAAGCTGCAGAAGCAATACGGCGAGGGCGGAAATATCATAGGTGCATCCCTTGCTGGCAAAAAAATTTTAGCGGTCGATGATGTGCTTACGTCAGGCAGAACGATTAAAGAGACGAAGCAGCTCGTCGAAAGCGAGGGAGGCCAATTAACGGCATTTCTAGTTGCGTTGGATAGAGAAGAGAAAGGCTCCGAAACGGCATTATCCGCATTGGAGGAAGCGAGCAAAGCCTATAATGTAAACATACACGTCGTAGCTCGTATAACAGATGTTGTAGCCTACATGTCCGATGCTGCCGATAAAGAGCACCATGTGACAAAAATCAAGGAATACCTAAATGTGTATGGGAAATAA
- a CDS encoding ABC transporter permease subunit, producing the protein MKAAIRPQSSISRRSGSLIPDKFRLFLFASPFLVLILLFSYFPLYGWLYSFYNYRPGFPLSETPFVGLQWFKAIFSNPTQTQEVMRVMRNTLAMSTLGIVTSVFPVIFAIMLTEIRKTWYKKTVQVLTTLPNFISWVLVYSIAFMMFSVDSGVVNKWMIALGFQEMGVNYLAQDDHTWLAMTLWGLWKGLGWGAIMYIAAISSIDQEQYDAAKVDGAGRFRMIWHITVPGLMPTYFVLLLLSIANFINNGMEQFFVFQNAINKDHIEVLDLYVYNTGMLGFNFSFATAISMLKSIISIVLLFFANQLSKIVRGESII; encoded by the coding sequence ATGAAGGCGGCTATCCGTCCGCAAAGCTCGATATCTCGGCGAAGCGGCAGCTTGATACCGGACAAATTCCGTTTGTTTTTATTTGCTTCTCCGTTCCTCGTGCTGATTTTATTGTTTAGCTACTTTCCGCTCTACGGCTGGTTATATTCCTTCTATAATTACCGGCCAGGGTTTCCGCTATCGGAGACGCCGTTCGTCGGCCTGCAATGGTTTAAGGCCATATTCTCCAACCCGACCCAGACGCAAGAGGTTATGCGGGTGATGCGCAATACGCTGGCGATGAGTACGCTAGGCATTGTAACATCGGTGTTTCCCGTGATTTTTGCGATTATGCTCACTGAAATTCGTAAGACCTGGTATAAGAAAACGGTACAGGTGCTCACGACGCTGCCCAATTTCATCAGCTGGGTGCTTGTTTATTCGATAGCCTTCATGATGTTTTCGGTAGATAGCGGCGTCGTCAATAAATGGATGATCGCCCTTGGATTTCAGGAGATGGGTGTCAACTATTTGGCGCAGGACGACCATACTTGGCTGGCGATGACGTTATGGGGCTTGTGGAAGGGGCTCGGCTGGGGCGCCATTATGTATATTGCGGCGATTTCCTCCATTGACCAGGAGCAATATGATGCGGCAAAGGTAGATGGCGCAGGCCGTTTCCGGATGATCTGGCATATTACCGTTCCGGGGCTGATGCCGACATATTTTGTCCTGCTGCTGCTTTCCATCGCTAATTTCATTAACAACGGCATGGAGCAATTTTTCGTCTTCCAAAATGCGATTAACAAAGATCATATCGAGGTGCTTGACCTGTATGTGTACAACACGGGAATGCTCGGCTTCAACTTCTCGTTTGCAACGGCGATCAGCATGCTCAAATCGATTATAAGCATTGTATTGCTGTTTTTCGCTAATCAGCTGTCCAAAATCGTCCGCGGGGAATCGATCATCTAA